In Parabacteroides timonensis, the genomic stretch CGCCGCCCATCCGATCGTGGCGACTCTCCTACTCGATAAGATCTCACTCGATTATACAGAAACACTGATGGCTGCCGCCGGCGAACAAGCCGAAGCGGCCAAGGAGGAAACCATGAAGAAATATCATGGCGAATACCTGCTTATGATTGAAGGATCGATCCCGACAAAAGACGAAGGTTATTGTTGTGTAGGCGGTAAAAGTGCCTTACAGATCACGCAGGAGGCAGCAGAAGGTGCCAAGGCGATTATTGCTTGGGGAAACTGTGCCTGTGCCGGTTGCGTACAGGCTGCCAACCCGAATCCGACAGGAGCCAAAGCGATCCATAAAGTAATAAAAGGGAAACCTATTATCAATGTACAAGGTTGTCCTCCTATCGCCGATGTGATGGCCGGCGTCATTATCTATATGCTGACGTTCGAACGCATGCCGCAACTCGATGGCCTGGGACGTCCGAAGATGTTCTATTCACGCCGTGTTCACGACACCTGCTATCGCCGCGCCAACTTCGATGCCGGTCTGTTCGTTGAAAGCTTCGACGATGAGAATGCCAAGAAAGGTTATTGTCTCTACAAAGTGGGGTGTAAAGGGCCGAGTACCTACAACTCGTGCGGTATCATCAAATGGAACGAAGGAACAAGTTACCCGATCCAAAGCGGTCACCCCTGCCTGGGATGCAGCGAAGAGAATTTCTGGGATAACAGCCCGTTCTATAAACGGATGCCCGACGTCCACGGCTTCGGCATCGAAGCGACAGCCGACCAGATCGGCCTTGCCCTGGGAGCTGCAACAGCTGCCGGTATCGCCG encodes the following:
- a CDS encoding hydrogenase small subunit → MEEKRPTVYEECRQKGISRRDFLKFCTTMAALMGLEASGVAQVVNALETKPRLPVIWLHLQECTCCTESFIRAAHPIVATLLLDKISLDYTETLMAAAGEQAEAAKEETMKKYHGEYLLMIEGSIPTKDEGYCCVGGKSALQITQEAAEGAKAIIAWGNCACAGCVQAANPNPTGAKAIHKVIKGKPIINVQGCPPIADVMAGVIIYMLTFERMPQLDGLGRPKMFYSRRVHDTCYRRANFDAGLFVESFDDENAKKGYCLYKVGCKGPSTYNSCGIIKWNEGTSYPIQSGHPCLGCSEENFWDNSPFYKRMPDVHGFGIEATADQIGLALGAATAAGIAVHAVATNIRKKELIDNEEPESKSNI